One Ahaetulla prasina isolate Xishuangbanna chromosome 17, ASM2864084v1, whole genome shotgun sequence genomic window carries:
- the LOC131186594 gene encoding methanethiol oxidase-like, which translates to MRGPREKLIYVTCILNGTGTQMPDYLATVDVNPESPTFCQVIHRLQMPYINDELHCMSWNTGSSCFGDPTKKRNRLVLPCFDSSRIYIVDTGTDPQAPCLFKVIEPKEVFCKTNLATLRSARFLPSGDVVISSLGDLYGNAKGGFVVVDVESWEVKGTWNPPGDAAPQGFDFWFQPRHNVLVSTEAGAPKFFLNGFNPEDLKKDRYGRRLNVWDWTTHCLVQSIDLGEDSVPLNVRFLHNPDAPHGFVSCAFDGALHHIFRKKDGCWATEKVVQIPKKLVTGWHQPEMTAFPADIVISLDDRFLYLSNWFHGDVRQYDISDPHCPRLTGQVFVGGSIYEGGVVTVIKDEELDCQPDPFMLQGRRVYGGPQMLQLSLDGKRLYVTNCLCTPWDKQYYPQMVREGSVMLQIDVDTENGGLCVNPDFLVDFGKEPWGPARAHDMHYPGGDSTSDIWV; encoded by the exons ATGAGAG ggcCCCGAGAGAAGCTGATATACGTGACTTGCATCTTAAATGGCACAGGGACCCAAATGCCGGATTATCTTGCCACAGTGGATGTTAATCCTGAATCTCCCACTTTTTGCCAA GTTATTCACCGTCTGCAAATGCCCTACATTAATGATGAGCTGCATTGCATGAGCTGGAATACTGGTAGCAGCTGCTTTGGAGACCCCACCAAGAAACGCAACCGGCTGGTTCTTCCATGTTTCGATTCTTCACGGATTTATATTGTGGATACCGGAACTGACCCCCAAGCCCCCTGTCTGTTTAAG GTTATCGAACCTAAGGAGGTCTTCTGTAAAACCAACCTGGCTACATTACGTAGCGCACGCTTTCTGCCCTCTGGAGATGTTGTGATCAGCTCCTTAGGAGACCTGTATGGCAATGCAAAAG GAGGATTTGTTGTCGTGGATGTGGAATCATGGGAAGTGAAAGGCACCTGGAACCCCCCTGGGGACGCAGCTCCACAAGGATTTGATTTCTGGTTCCAACCAAGGCATAATGTCTTAGTCAGCACTGAAGCTGGAGCTCCCAAGTTCTTTTTGAATGGGTTCAACCCTGAAGATCTAAAGAAAG ACCGCTATGGCCGCCGCCTGAACGTATGGGACTGGACAACCCATTGCCTTGTCCAGTCTATTGACCTGGGGGAGGATTCTGTACCATTGAATGTCCGCTTCCTGCACAACCCAGACGCCCCACATGGCTTTGTGTCCTGCGCCTTCGACGGCGCTTTGCATCATATTTTCAGGAAGAAG GATGGGTGTTGGGCCACAGAGAAGGTTGTCCAGATTCCAAAGAAATTGGTCACTGGGTGGCACCAACCTGAAATGACAG CGTTCCCCGCAGACATCGTCATCTCGCTGGATGACCGTTTCCTGTACCTGAGCAACTGGTTCCACGGTGATGTCCGACAGTACGACATCTCTGATCCTCACTGCCCTCGGCTGACGGGCCAG GTGTTTGTAGGAGGCAGCATCTATGAAGGTGGAGTGGTGACTGTGATTAAGGATGAAGAGCTGGACTGCCAACCAGATCCCTTCATGCTCCAG GGAAGGAGAGTATATGGGGGACCCCAAATGCTCCAGCTGAGCTTGGATGGGAAAAGGCTTTATGTCACCAACTGTCTCTGCACCCCATGGGATAAGCAATATTATCCACAAATGGTCAG GGAAGGGTCAGTCATGCTTCAGATTGACGTGGACACAGAGAACGGGGGTCTCTGTGTGAATCCGGACTTCCTGGTGGATTTCGGGAAGGAGCCTTGGGGTCCCGCTCGTGCCCATGATATGCATTACCCCGGAGGAGACTCTACTTCGGACATCTGGGTCTGA
- the LOC131186783 gene encoding methanethiol oxidase-like: MKGPQEKLMYVLCVLTRTGTQMPDYLATVDVDPKSSTYCQVIHRLQMPYINDELHFMGWNICSSTFGDTTKKRNRLVLPCFNSSRIYVVDTGTDPRVPCLFKVIEPREVFCKTKVASLLTPRCLGSGEVMIGSLGDLFGNGKGAFILVDTETWQVKGTWNRPGDEAPLGYDFWYKPRHNVLFSTELAIPKFLVEGVNPEFLGKDRYGRRLNVWDWTTHCLVQSIDLGEDSVPLNVRFLHNPDASHGFVGCAFNGAVHHIFRKEDGTWITEKVIQIPDKTVSGWYLPKMPAYTSYFVISLDDRFLYISNWFHGDVRQYDITDPHCPQLMGQVFVGGSIYKGGVVTVIKDEELDCQPDPLVIQGRRVYGGPQMLQLSLDGKRLYVTNSLYTQWDEQFYPEMFREGSVMLQIDVDTMKGGLCVNPDFLVDFGKEPWGPAHAHEMSYPGDCTSDIWV; this comes from the exons GTTATTCACCGGTTGCAAATGCCATACATTAACGATGAGCTTCACTTCATGGGCTGGAACATTTGCAGTAGCACCTTTGGAGACACCACCAAGAAACGCAACCGGCTGGTCCTTCCGTGTTTCAACTCTTCGCGGATTTATGTGGTGGACACTGGGACTGACCCCCGAGTTCCCTGCCTGTTCAAG GTGATTGAGCCCAGAGAGGTCTTCTGTAAAACCAAAGTGGCTTCACTACTCACCCCACGCTGTCTGGGCAGCGGAGAAGTCATGATCGGCTCCCTAGGGGACCTATTTGGCAATGGAAAAG GTGCATTTATTCTTGTGGATACAGAAACATGGCAAGTGAAGGGTACCTGGAACCGCCCTGGGGATGAGGCTCCATTAGGATATGACTTCTGGTACAAACCAAGGCATAACGTCTTATTCAGCACTGAACTGGCGATCCCCAAATTTCTCGTAGAAGGGGTCAACCCTGAATTTCTGGGGAAAG ACCGCTATGGCCGCCGCCTGAATGTGTGGGACTGGACCACCCACTGCCTTGTCCAGTCTATTGACCTGGGGGAGGATTCTGTCCCCTTGAATGTCCGCTTCCTGCACAACCCAGACGCCTCACATGGCTTTGTGGGTTGTGCCTTCAATGGCGCTGTGCATCATATTTTCAGGAAGGAG GATGGGACATGGATCACAGAGAAGGTAATTCAGATTCCAGACAAGACGGTCAGTGGGTGGTACTTACCCAAAATGCCAG CATACACCAGTTACTTTGTTATATCATTGGATGACCGTTTCCTGTATATAAGCAACTGGTTTCATGGTGACGTTCGACAGTACGACATCACCGATCCCCACTGCCCTCAGCTGATGGGCCAG GTGTTTGTAGGAGGCAGCATCTACAAAGGTGGGGTAGTGACTGTGATTAAGGATGAAGAGCTGGACTGCCAACCAGATCCCCTTGTGATCCAG GGAAGGAGAGTATATGGAGGACCTCAAATGCTCCAGCTGAGTTTGGATGGGAAAAGGCTTTATGTTACCAACAGTCTCTACACACAGTGGGATGAGCAATTTTATCCAGAAATGTTCAG GGAAGGGTCAGTCATGCTCCAGATCGACGTGGACACAATGAAGGGGGGGCTCTGTGTGAATCCAGATTTTCTGGTGGATTTCGGGAAGGAGCCGTGGGGTCCCGCTCATGCGCACGAAATGAGTTACCCGGGAGACTGTACTTCGGACATCTGGGTCTGA